Proteins encoded by one window of Gemmatimonadota bacterium:
- a CDS encoding pyridoxamine 5'-phosphate oxidase family protein — translation MGKAVSEISDDLKEFILAQPLYFVATAPLAQGGHVNLSPKGLDTFRVLTPTRVAYLDLTGSGNETAAHLAENGRITIMFCSTTASPRILRLFGRGRVVLPGDAEWAELVSEFPQLSGIRQIIVADVHRVQTSCGFGVPTMEKPRQRDTLLKWADAKGAEGLERYRREKNAVSIDGLVAPGMAREGD, via the coding sequence ATGGGGAAGGCGGTTTCGGAGATCTCCGACGACCTGAAGGAATTCATCCTGGCGCAGCCCCTCTACTTCGTGGCCACCGCGCCGCTCGCCCAGGGGGGCCACGTCAACCTCTCGCCGAAGGGGCTCGATACCTTTCGGGTTCTGACGCCGACGCGGGTCGCGTACCTGGACCTGACCGGGAGCGGGAACGAGACCGCGGCGCATCTCGCGGAAAACGGGCGGATCACCATCATGTTCTGCTCGACCACGGCCTCCCCCCGCATCCTGCGGCTCTTCGGACGGGGACGGGTCGTGTTGCCGGGGGATGCGGAGTGGGCCGAGCTCGTCTCGGAGTTCCCGCAGCTCTCGGGGATCCGCCAGATCATCGTGGCCGACGTGCACCGGGTGCAGACCTCGTGCGGATTCGGGGTGCCGACGATGGAGAAGCCCCGTCAGCGGGACACGCTCCTCAAGTGGGCCGACGCGAAGGGAGCGGAGGGGCTGGAGAGGTATCGGCGCGAGAAGAATGCGGTGAGTATCGATGGATTGGTGGCGCCGGGGATGGCGAGGGAGGGGGACTGA